In Nostoc sp. UHCC 0926, a single genomic region encodes these proteins:
- a CDS encoding NAD(P)/FAD-dependent oxidoreductase encodes MNSPVYQTVIIGGGFTGLFTALHLAYEHYPRSVILIDKNERFCFKPLLYEYFDGEMDTFQVVPRFSELLKGSGVIFVQDAVQSIDLHQREVKLASGNSYNYSNLVLALGSVTTYHQVEGAKEYAFPFWTQEDAIALERHLRDRLQRAVQTEDSEERRKLLTVGVVGGGSSGVEIAATLADFLPPWYEVLGGNSSEIRIVLLNHGKEILNDDINNPLRPIAEKELQKRRIPIEILTGAEVTTIHPNAIEYKHNEQIKTLATHTAIWTAGTSVHPVIKDLPISQEHRDHHGHPLVTPTMQLLDFPEVFAGGDCAGLLDNSLPPTAQVAYQQGTNIAHNLKAIALEEELKPVKVNTRGTLLKLGVNNAAANLFNVFEVAGEPAHLIRHATYLTLLPTPIHDFKATTEWIDEEIFHHHINPQDVGKKVVQAVEIVGAGVVGILAARKLLKMLGDEDKKD; translated from the coding sequence ATGAACAGCCCAGTTTATCAAACTGTGATTATCGGCGGTGGTTTTACAGGACTATTTACAGCCTTACACCTGGCTTACGAACATTATCCTCGCTCTGTTATCTTGATTGATAAAAACGAGCGCTTTTGCTTTAAGCCGCTATTATATGAATATTTCGATGGCGAAATGGATACCTTTCAGGTAGTCCCGCGCTTTTCGGAACTACTTAAAGGTAGCGGTGTTATCTTTGTTCAAGATGCAGTGCAATCGATAGACTTGCATCAACGGGAAGTCAAATTAGCTTCAGGAAACTCCTACAACTACAGCAACTTAGTATTAGCTTTGGGTAGCGTTACTACCTATCATCAAGTTGAGGGTGCTAAAGAATACGCCTTTCCGTTCTGGACGCAAGAAGATGCGATCGCTCTTGAACGTCATTTACGCGATCGTTTACAACGAGCAGTGCAAACAGAAGATTCAGAAGAACGCCGGAAACTGCTCACAGTAGGAGTGGTTGGTGGTGGTTCTAGTGGCGTAGAAATTGCAGCAACTTTAGCTGATTTTCTACCACCTTGGTATGAGGTTTTGGGAGGTAATTCTAGTGAAATTCGGATAGTATTGCTCAATCATGGCAAAGAAATCCTGAATGACGATATTAACAATCCACTGCGCCCAATTGCTGAGAAAGAATTACAAAAACGCCGGATACCAATTGAAATACTCACGGGAGCAGAAGTCACTACTATTCATCCTAACGCTATTGAATATAAGCACAATGAGCAAATTAAGACATTAGCAACACATACTGCAATCTGGACAGCTGGTACTTCTGTCCATCCAGTAATTAAAGATTTACCAATTTCCCAAGAGCATCGGGATCATCATGGTCACCCACTAGTCACTCCCACCATGCAACTGCTTGACTTTCCAGAAGTTTTTGCAGGCGGTGATTGTGCAGGACTTCTGGATAATTCCCTACCGCCAACCGCCCAAGTAGCTTATCAACAAGGAACTAATATTGCCCATAATTTGAAAGCGATCGCTCTAGAAGAAGAACTCAAACCTGTTAAGGTTAATACTCGTGGAACCCTTTTAAAATTAGGAGTAAATAATGCTGCTGCTAACTTATTCAATGTTTTTGAAGTTGCAGGCGAACCCGCACATTTAATCCGTCATGCCACTTATTTAACGCTGTTGCCAACACCAATTCATGATTTTAAAGCCACAACTGAATGGATAGATGAAGAAATTTTTCATCACCATATCAACCCTCAAGATGTAGGTAAAAAAGTGGTACAAGCAGTGGAAATAGTCGGTGCAGGAGTTGTGGGTATTTTAGCTGCAAGAAAATTACTGAAAATGTTGGGAGATGAGGATAAAAAAGATTAG